CATCTCATCCCTTCTCCATCTAAACACATAGAAACACAGATAAACTTGAGAAATTTTTCAGCCTCTCGGAGGTctcaaaaaaataggagaaaaatgaaatggaaGGATCATCACAGAGCTAGGGAACAACGAAGGATCAacaacaaagaaaatgaaaagcgATTGAGGGATTTTGGTTTGGAATTTGAAGATTTTAATCCGCAGCTATAGAGAGAGAAACTAGTGAGAGAAGTGGTTCTGACTTCTGGGGGAGAGAGATAGGGGAGGAAGAGGCGGGGAGGTCGAATGATGAAGCGCATTGTAGTTGGTCGAGACAGGCTGCTCAGGAGTTGACACGTGTGACTGCCGAGACACTGGCCCTCCAATACTCAGCTCAGATAGAGTTTGATCGATAATTTTTGACCGTCGATTATGATTACAGCTGGTTGTCTGAAAAAGAGGCACTCAGTCCCACTGGTATCGTACAGGTCTACAGCGTACAAATGCTTTCGTGGGTCTGGATACGTTAACTAAGATGATGGTCTATGAGAAATGCTGACGCGACGCTTAATAGCCACGCTTAGATGACACGTGGCAAACATGCGTACCATTCATAACGTTTATGTTGGTTCGGTTCAGTTTCGGTAGCGTTGAATCATTTTTCGGTCTGGtatgattttggtttattttcatttttcaatatCAAGTTAATATTGGTTTAGATCCATTGAGCATGATTTGGACTTgcctgattaataaatgtgttgatatataaatagatagtacacggtgcaagcATTAGCCCAATGAATGCCCAGGCAACCCACACATATATAAGTCCGACTTAAATCGACTCATTTAAACCCGATTTAGCTTGACCCTTTTAATATTACTTAAAATCCCTATTTTGTCACTAacaaaattaaagagaaaatcAAAAGTTCAAGTGGGtttattcaaattttcaatataaACAAGAGATTAATTGACAATCGTGGGCCtttaacaatagaaaattaaatttaaagatGAAATTTATATGACTGGTGGTGAATTAATGGTGGATTTATAGGGTATACTTGAGGCAAAACTATACTTTCAATGGAATAAGTTTGAGTACTTCGACTATTGTATTGGCGTTGGAAGGATCATTTAGAATTGTTTAATGTCCATTTAGGGATAAACAAGTTTATAATATGACTAAGGATGTGTGTAAGACTCCGTGTATGGCAGCCCAAATATAGTACGAGACCAATCGACCCGATTATAAACTGTACCATGTCCGCCCTAACTAAGCCCATTTAACTAAACGGGCATTAACGGTGCATCCATAGAATTTGGTCGAGTCCGATTAAGCCCTATCGAGACCGATCAATCCCGatggattgacacccctaacttcAACCATGATAAATCTTATATTCATTACTTGTATCAAGGAAAGATTCAATTGTTTTCTTTGATTAAGATGGCTAGTTTAGAAATATGAAAATGGGTAGATGTTTTTTGTGTGGCGCAAGGATTTAAGGGACAGTATGGATATTTGCTAACACcgatttggattggattggtgGGTATCGATCGATTTTGCCTctacttttttaaaaattattaatttttttaatatgttaACCTTGAAACGAAACGGATAATGGATTCAGATCGGTCAAGGATCGGGGATCTATCTCAGCCGATACCGATACGGCTGATAGGAgaacaatacttgaaaccatggtgggAAAGTTataaaccctctctctctctctctctcctttgggATAATGATGATGACTGGTCTAAAGCATTAATTGAGTAAACCCAACATCCCTAAACAACTAAATGGGTTTCTTCTTTATCTATTTGAAAACAAGGTATGGTTTTCTAATCCAACATATTTGGTTTTGGAAAAAACCCAACATTGCGATAGATATGTGTCTTCATTTCTCCACATTTATAGCTTCTGTGTGTTCGTCTCTTATTGAGCCATTTCGCTTGATGGTTTGacccaatttattgccttgggGAGTTTTGGGAGGTGCCATAGTCCACCAAATTTGTCAGGCTTTGTTGAAATTTACATAGTTTCTTCAAGAGGGTGGGGCCGTGGGGGTTTATAGCTTAGTGGCTGGGTATTTTGTCCTGTGCTTAGAGAGAAAAATTTGAGTATTGTAACTTGTTCCACCTGATTTTTGTTCATTGATCGTTGTTTTGATTACATGAATATCAATTGCTTGATAAAATGCAAAAGACATAATTTTGCtgttgtttctttgtttatgaatatcTCAGTTTAAATTTAAGGCCAACATTTATCCATCCTATCAGTACTTCATAACACTAATAATTTTACTATTCAATGTTCTGACTTTCCAATCACTGTGGCTGCTTCTGCAAAATGATTATGACATCTCTGTAATATTATGGACACTCCTGGCCATGTCAATTTCTCTGATGAAATGACTGTTGCTCTAAAATTTGCTGATGCTGCTGTATTGATTGTGGGTGCTGCTgaaggagtaatggtgtgtgaCCTACCACCAGCTTACTGTTCTTTAGAATATAACCAATAAGATTCTTCAAATATTATTAGTTCTCAAATGTGCATTAACTAAAGAGTTTTCCTTGGTAAATCTGTTCAGTTCAGTATGATAAGCTTATTCCATTGCAGGTAAACACAGAGGGCCATACGCCATGCAATTCAAAAGCGGCTTCCGATTGTTGTTGTGATCAATAAGGTCAACAGGTTGATTACCGAATTAAAAAATTTCCCCCACAGGATGCTTCCCACAAGTTAAGGCATACAATAGAAGTCATCAACAATCACATCTCTGCTGCCTTTTCTACTGCAGGAGGTGTACAAATCATTGATCCAGCTGCAGAAATGTCTGCTTTGCAAGTTCAAGTGCTGGTTGGCCTTTCACTTTgcagtcattttccaaactctATGTTAAGCTTCATGGCATTTGATGCTGCTAAGTTTGCTAGCCACCTTTAGGGAGATATGTACTATCATCCTGATGCTAGGTTTATGAAGAGGAAACCACCTGctactgggggggggggggggggagatcaTTAAATGTTATACCTTTGCTAAGGCTGGCTTGTAGCTCAGTTTTTGGAACTGTGACAGGATTTACAGATATGCTGGTTCATCACATCCCATCAGCCAAATATGCTGCTACCTGCTGCTAAGAAGGTTGAACAGATATATACAGGACCTACAGACTCATCAATTTACAAGGCCATGGAAGACTGTAATCCTACTGGTCCACTTATGATTAATGTGACAAAACTTTACCCGAAGTCTGATTGCAGTGCATTTGATGCTTTTGGTAGTATCTACTGTGGTAAGATCCAGACTGGCCAGACCGTATGTGTATTAGGTGAGGTTACTCACCAGATGATGAAGAGGACGTGACCATAAAAGGAGTAACAAAGTTACGGTTTTATCAATCTTGTTACAGAATACCAATAATAAGCCAGGCTCCTCCTGGTTCTTGGATTCTCATTGAAGGTGTGGATGCTTCCATTATGAAGACTGCTTACACTATGCaatgtggattatgatgaaGATGTCTACATTTTCAGTCCTCTGAAGTTTAATACTCTCCCTGTTTTCAAGACCTTAACTGGGCCTCTGAATCTGAGTTGAGTTACCCAAGATGATAGAAAGGTCTTAGGAAGATCAGCAAGAGCTAGCCTTTGGCATTTACCGAAGTGGAGGAGTCTGGTGAACATACCATTTTGGGTACTGGAGAGTTATATTTGGACTCTATAATGAAGGACCTTAGGGAGCTCTATTCTGAAGTGGAACTATAGGTACTGCTGTCATCTTCATTTGAAAAGTTCTCTTATTATGTTTGGTATGTTTTTGAGTTAGTTACACAATTATACTGTAGTTCCAGTATAATGTATGTATACAATGGAAAAACCTTTTAAATGGGGGATCTGCTGAAAGAAAAGAGATGCAAAACTTGCACACTTATttctaagaaagagagaggttCAGTTTCTCGTACGATCTTGATTCACACATATGGCATCCACACAAGAAAAACCCATGTGGTGGATCAGATCATATGGgaatggttctcatacgagAAACTGATCCACCTTCCAAATGCAGTGACTAACAAGAGAAGGGAATCAAGCATTGCTATGGGaatgtttctcttttttatttgatatttttatcacttGAATAATTTCAATCTGTCAAGCTCTTGAAATGGGAAAGGAGCTTTGTTAATATGCCACATAATCTGGCaactctttaccaaaaaaaaaaaatctggcaACTCAAGCCAGATTAAGGTGAGAAGGTCCCTAACAGAGAACCTCAAGAAAGCTATTTCTATTTAgccttggaatcttttttttttttttgggtatttaaaagataaaaagaggGCATAAGGCAAATAAGCCCTACGTTAGAAGTCTCATGCATTGATGTTATTGCCTGTTGGTTAATTGGTTTGGGCTGGATACGCTCCAACTCCCAAAACAACCAACATTTTGTTTGGATGGcaacaaaaagaaatatttaggATAAGGTTTTCCGGTCTCCATCCTAGGGTTCCAAAATATCCCCTTATTTACAAATGATTGAATATACCCCCCCACTGATGTGCGAGACCCTCACCCACCCATTTGAAAGCCAACTGTCAAGGGATTCCTCCTTAATCATGTCTTGAGGAAACTTTGTCTTTCCCCCTTCATTGTATCTCAAGTGAAATCCTGTCTATTGATTTATGCACTTTGTTCTctcttcaattttaattttgggagTAAGAATCCTATCAATCTGGTGTAAGCAGCACCGACGTGCAAGGCCAATGGAAGGGTGCGTaagagcatcttcaacgcatggAATAAGGGATAATGTGGTCTTTTCGAAGTCTCCACCAAAATCGCCACCATCTAGCCCCGCATGACCCCAAACTTCACTAGAAAACTAACACGTTATTCACTCATGGAACCTCCCCCTCTTattttctccccctccccttgaGGGATTGTATCCATAAGATTAGTCTTCTCTTTTTTGCTTGGGCTAATCTGTTTGGCGGGCCATGTGCCTCTCCCCCCTCCTTCTTCtcatttgtatatttttttttctttttgcgttaatataatttttattcataaaataaaaaaaacagtgTGGTCTTTTCGTGTCTAACTTGTTTTTTGGGAATAGCCACATAGGCAACACCATATTGATAgggttcttctttttttttttttttcaagaaaataatGCTTTCGGATTGTGGGTTCCTATGCTCCAGACataggaaaaaaattgtctgcaattccgatctcgtacaattccatacaataccaccttcagggagtgacacgtgtattgataccaatgcaatggtctatatctgatttaaatgcctcttcactgatttaatgttttattagttgtaccagatctggaccattgtattggtatcaatacacatgtcaccgcctgaaggtggtattacacgaaattgtacgagatcggaattacaaaCGATTTCAACCCCCAGACATAGGGGCACTAAAATGACTACTTTGCCCCGATTGTTGGATGCTTTTACACAGGATCTGCAAGAACTGAActcccccactttttttttttttttcctggtaatGGACTCCCCCAGTTATGCCATGCATGAGTTGAAACCAGAAGGGACGACACCAGATCAATCTGTACCACGGTTTGAACCGGATTATCCGGTTCATGCTAACCAATGTCGTATAATACACACAATCCGGTCTCATGAGATTTTGTGGTGGCTCTAGTGACCAAAATGCCCTCAAATTAAGAGATATTTGGTCTTTAAGCATAATCGTCTGACCGGCCTTGGCGAAACGGTCGAACCGGAACCACATCAACGCGAGGATCTAGACAGAAATGAATTCAACAAGAAAGCGAGAATGAATCCAACAAGCCTGACCTTTTTTCCGGTAATGGCGGAAGATCTGATCCCGAATGGTCTGATCTTTCTCTGTGTTTCGTCTTCAGTTCTTCGTTGaactgaaaatcaagaaaatggaAGCCAATTCCCGAAACATAGCTCCCGGTTTCACTCTCCTTTGTGCAACCAAACCCTCCGGAAGAACTATAGTTTTCTATCAAACTCTAGTCCTTCTCATCACCTTCTCCGCTTACGCATCGTTCCATGCCTCTCGGAAGCCTCCGAGCATCGTTAAGAGTGTACTAGGTCCGCAGATTCAATCGAGCGACTCTGAATTAGGCAAGAATTCGAGCTCAATCGATACAGGTTGGGCTCCTTTTGATGGAAAACGTGGACCTCACAGGTTGGGTGAGCTCGATCTTGCTTTCCTCTCAGCTTACTCGATCGGAATGTTTTTTGCTGGACATATCGGAGATCGGATCGATCTTCGggtttttctttcatttggaaTGTTTGCTAGTGGGATTTCTACAATTGTTTTTGGGTTAGCTTATTGGTGGAAGATTCATTCTTTAGGGTTCTTTTTACTGGTTCAGATCATTAGTGGATTGTTTCAGTCGACGGGTTGGCCTTGTGTTGTCTCTGTTGTTGGTAATTGGTTCGGGAAATCGAAGAGAGGGTTGATAATGGGGATATGGAATTCGCACACTTCGGTTGGGAATATACTGGGTTCGATTGTTGCCTCGTCAGTTTTAGTATTCGGTTGGGGTTGGTCCTTTGTCTTACCTGGGATTTTCATTATTGTGGTCGGAGTAGTGGTTTTCCTGTTCCTGATTTTGACTCCGGAAGATGCAGGGTTTGAATCCCCTGTAAAAGATATAGAGATGAGTTCAGAAGCTGAATATGTGAATACCTCAGAGGAAAccaggggagaaggagagagtcTCCTCCAGTCTGGGTCTCCGGATTCAGCTGCTGCAATTGGATTCTTGGAGGCTTGGAGGTTACCTGGTGTGGCCCCATATGCCTTCTGCCTCTTCTTCTCCAAGCTCGTGGCTTATACTTTCCTGTACTGGTTGCCCTTCTATATAAGACACACAGGTAAATTTAAGCTTAGACCATGTAACTTAGGTTTCAGATTGTTCTTTGTTTGTGGAAGTTTCAGATTATTCACACTAGTCTAATGTTGGTATTGAAGCTGTTGCTGGAGTGCATTTATCACATGAAACTGCTGGAATGCTTTCTACAATATTTGATGTTGGAGGAGTATTTGGTGGGATCTTGGCAGGATATATTTCTGATAGGATTGAGGGTCGTGCAGTTACTTCAATTATATTCTTGATATTCTCAGTCCCAGCTCTTATTTTGTACAGAACTTATGGAAGCATCTCTATGTACTTCAGCATTGGATTGATGTTTATATCTGGATTGCTTGTGAATGGCCCATACTCGTTAATTACAACAGCTGTTGCTGCTGATCTGGGTACACAGAGCTTGATCAAAGGAAATTCCAAGGCTTTGGCTACAGTGACGGCCATCATAGATGGTACTGGTTCAGTTGGGGCAGCTTTAGGTCCTCTATTGACTGGATATATTTCCTCTACAGGATGGAACAGTGTATTCTTTATGCTTATTGTTGCTATTCTTCTTGCGGTTTTGTTCTTGATTCGCCTTGCACGAGCTGAGATTACTAGCATGTTGAGTGAGGGAAAATGGTTTTGGGAAAGCATGACAGTGAGGTGAGAGGAACCTTTCTTGCTTGGCCAACATTCATCTatgtttcttctcctttcatTCTTTATACCCAGATAATCTTTGATTTGCAGTTATACTTGTAAAATTAGTACACTACAATACAGTTGAATATCACCATATTCCTCCCATTTTGTTTAGGGAGGTCTGACATACTGGTGTAACATGTGTTGTAATCTTCTACTGTTCCATTATTAGAATTTGGATTTTAGATCTTGTAAATATACCTATTGGACCAGAATAGAATACCAAAATATTCTTAATCCGTGGGATTCCTAATCCTTCTTTTGATTTCGTTTTGAATGTGCTGAATTGCTTCCACTGCTTGTTAGTTATCAATTGTGGAAAAGAAATCAGAATTACATTTTGAAGGATCGTCCGCCTGTAAAACATTGTTCCAAAGGTTTTGTCTTCCGTGATTCACAGTTTTTTGGATCACCACA
This genomic stretch from Macadamia integrifolia cultivar HAES 741 chromosome 2, SCU_Mint_v3, whole genome shotgun sequence harbors:
- the LOC122070526 gene encoding putative glycerol-3-phosphate transporter 5 codes for the protein MEANSRNIAPGFTLLCATKPSGRTIVFYQTLVLLITFSAYASFHASRKPPSIVKSVLGPQIQSSDSELGKNSSSIDTGWAPFDGKRGPHRLGELDLAFLSAYSIGMFFAGHIGDRIDLRVFLSFGMFASGISTIVFGLAYWWKIHSLGFFLLVQIISGLFQSTGWPCVVSVVGNWFGKSKRGLIMGIWNSHTSVGNILGSIVASSVLVFGWGWSFVLPGIFIIVVGVVVFLFLILTPEDAGFESPVKDIEMSSEAEYVNTSEETRGEGESLLQSGSPDSAAAIGFLEAWRLPGVAPYAFCLFFSKLVAYTFLYWLPFYIRHTAVAGVHLSHETAGMLSTIFDVGGVFGGILAGYISDRIEGRAVTSIIFLIFSVPALILYRTYGSISMYFSIGLMFISGLLVNGPYSLITTAVAADLGTQSLIKGNSKALATVTAIIDGTGSVGAALGPLLTGYISSTGWNSVFFMLIVAILLAVLFLIRLARAEITSMLSEGKWFWESMTVR